DNA from Lactobacillus sp. ESL0791:
TTCATCTTTGATTGCACCAATTTCTAAGGCGGCTGCTATTCCTCTACCAGTGTTACGGGGACTATCATTATAGACATTTTTCTTTAATGACATCGGGTTCCATTTTTGCAGTAAATCGGTATTAGCGGCATACCCTCCGGAACAAATAATTACCCCTTTAGAGGCGTTAATTTGAATTCTTTGACCCTTTTTATTATCCTGAGCAATCACACCTGTCACTCTATTATTTGAGCTAACCAGATCGACCAGTTCAGTATTAAAGACTAACTTAACGCCCATTTTCTCAACTTTTTGTACAAACCAATTGCCGTATGATGTGAAGGTTTTGTCGTCAAAAGTTGGGTCATTTTCAGTTGAAAAGCCCTCGTAAGCACTGCTGGTTACCATTGAATCAGGCTCTGCCTTAAGGTGGGCACCGTGCGGCTTAAGAATGTTATCTTCAACCCAATTAACGGCTTCAGCACTATGATTAGCCCAATGATAGATTAGCCCTTCATCAACATTGTGTTGGGCAAATGCGGCTAAGTATTCAACCAAATCAAATTTATTAACAGTCACCCCGGCTCTTTTTTGTGCATTGCTGCCAACACTGGCCAAACCAACCCGCATCAAGTTAATTGAATCTTCTTTTTCAATTATCATGACTTTGGCGCCAGACTCTGCTGCGGCCGCAGCAGCCATCATCCCAGCATTACCTGCACCAACAACTACAACCTCTGTATTAATCGCTTCGCTAATTTTTCCATTATCCATGCTAATACCTTCTCATAAATTTTAATTTTATATTTATTATTGAAGCAGCCTTCAAATAGCGCT
Protein-coding regions in this window:
- a CDS encoding FAD-dependent oxidoreductase → MDNGKISEAINTEVVVVGAGNAGMMAAAAAAESGAKVMIIEKEDSINLMRVGLASVGSNAQKRAGVTVNKFDLVEYLAAFAQHNVDEGLIYHWANHSAEAVNWVEDNILKPHGAHLKAEPDSMVTSSAYEGFSTENDPTFDDKTFTSYGNWFVQKVEKMGVKLVFNTELVDLVSSNNRVTGVIAQDNKKGQRIQINASKGVIICSGGYAANTDLLQKWNPMSLKKNVYNDSPRNTGRGIAAALEIGAIKDEEPAECIFDRGLVPVGKKTEEMYVQTATYQDWLWLGSHPLLKVNLRGKRFSNESVPYQYIVNAASKEPGYLYAMIWDDNYGEYAKQFHTLGCARVGFPGYMASAEKLMEDTQQYVDKGLVVKADTIEELAKKLHLPVENLVKTVNRYNDLVVAHIDKDFGKEQYRLTAVDKKPFYGCILGGRVLDTLDGLRINKKMEVLNEDYEPIEHLYAAGNASGGFFFNSYPDRVPGLAASHAQTFGRLAGQQAAEN